The following is a genomic window from Oncorhynchus kisutch isolate 150728-3 linkage group LG6, Okis_V2, whole genome shotgun sequence.
TATCATAGTCCATAGGTTTTGTGATAGCCTTGGTTGGAACTGATGATGTTGACTGAGGCATTTGAGACCCTACCTCTCGTTCTTTGGTATGAGCACGGTCTCATTCTTCTTAGGGCTTTCTTTGGGACTCTCCCCAAACCCCAATGCATCCATTAGGTCATCCTCGTCATCATCAAACGTAAGCTCGTCCCGCTTCTTTGGAACTGGAGCTGGTGAGGCTACAGGAGAAATATATGCATTTGATACATTCTGGCTCGCTCTTCTTTTGGGTATGTTACAATGTATAAATTCAcaaataaaacacacaaaaagGTTCACCAACCTGTTTCTTTATGATAGGGGAGTCTGGGGGCAGCACTGATCTCTCTGGAGGAGCTTGTTTGATGATTTTTAGCTAATTTTTGTCTTCTATGGGTAGATCCTCTAACAGGTCAGCCAAAGGGTCATCAAAGTCTGTAGACCTCTTGTAGCCACGTGCTGTCGATGCAGGAGCAGAACTTGGCTTCTTCTCCTCAATGTGTAGCTCATCTGAGATTCCTCCTCCTTTTAACTTGTTTACTGATTTAGGAGGATTTTTTGTAGGTCCTCCAATGCCGGAGCCTTTACTCTGAGCTGGGGCTGAACTGGGCTTTTTCTTTGATCCAAAGAGATCAGCGTCCATATCATCCATGTCCTATGTAAGGATAGGACAGACACAGCTGGGTTATGGATGTTCACACATAAAGCCTGGAGTCTTACTCCCTGGGGAGACGTCATTAGAACAAGGCATCATTACCTTCATGCTCTCCAGTAAGGCTGTGAGATCAGCCTCAGAAACATCAGAGCCCTGGATTGGAAGTGAATATAAAAGATGTATATGGAAAACAGTCAACAGCCTCCCTGCTATACTTAATGTATGACCTGCCAACTCACCTCATTTTCAGCCTCCTTAGCCAGTTTGCTGAAGAAGTCGTCGCCCAATAGTGAGCTGGAGAACCAAAACGCATAGAATTAGCAAGCAGACTGACAGTATCCTCTGTCTAAATGGTCAAGAAAGAAAGAGTTGAGACTACTCTCTGATCTGGCAGTACATTTTTTCAGtcccagttaactcactgttttCCACTGCGTGATGGTAGAGGAGGTCCTAGTCTGCCTGCTTCACGGGCCGGAGCTTTGGCCTTCACTGGGAAATCTGTACAAATAACAGGATAACTTTACCATCACTACACAGTGTGTACTTGCAGTATATTATACTAATGATTTGTCATTTTGAATTGTCATAGATCTGTTGTAGGGATGTAATCACATACCATCATCTCCTAACATATCATCAATTGAACCTGTAGTACAAAAACATCATTGAATGAATCTGTGAGCTCCATTCAAGTTGTATTGTGCAGGATTTAAATGGGTAAATAACAACATCAGAGGGACTTACTCTTCTGTCCTTTCTTCTGTTTAGCCTGTATCGATTAGGAACACATAGGATAGGGGGTGGgtttcatttgtggaatttttcaacaggaatc
Proteins encoded in this region:
- the LOC109893532 gene encoding fas-binding factor 1 homolog, with the protein product MLQQRNLRAKQKKGQKSSIDDMLGDDDFPVKAKAPAREAGRLGPPLPSRSGKHSLLGDDFFSKLAKEAENEGSDVSEADLTALLESMKDMDDMDADLFGSKKKPSSAPAQSKGSGIGGPTKNPPKSVNKLKGGGISDELHIEEKKPSSAPASTARGYKRSTDFDDPLADLLEDLPIEDKN